In a single window of the Orcinus orca chromosome 9, mOrcOrc1.1, whole genome shotgun sequence genome:
- the AEBP1 gene encoding adipocyte enhancer-binding protein 1 → MAVLRGAPLLGCLLALLALCPGGRPQTVLTDDEIEEFLEGFLSELESEPREDDVEAPPPPEPTLPVRKAQTGGKLGARPGVAEEAPPGKAKDKGKKGKKDKGPKATKQPPEVPSRPPKKPKEKPPKATKKPKEKPPKATKKPKEKPPKATKKPKEKPPKANKRPLAGKKAPIPTPSESPKWPLPPVASPGLEELPQEGDGPLPDPWQGPAGETDVERQPEPEEETEQPTLDYNDQIEREDYEDFEYIRRQKQPRPPPSRRRPERLWPERPEEKAEPPGPGFEAPEERIEPSLKPLPPNYGDGYVIPNYDDMDYYFRPPRPQKPDPGLETDEEKEGLKKPKKEGGRPKEEDTHDKWTVEKGKDHKGPRKGELEEWAPAEQLKCPPIGMESHRIEDNQIRSSSMLRHGLGAQRGRLNMQAGDTEDDYYDGAWCAEDDSQTQWIEVDTRRTTKFTGVITQGRDSSIHDDFVTSFFVGFSNDSQTWVMYTNGYEEMTFRGNVDKDTPVLSELPEPVVARFIRIYPLTWNGSLCMRLEVLGCPMSPVHSYYAQNEVLTTDDLDFRHHSYKDMRQLMKVVNEQCPTITRTYSLGKSSRGLKIYAMEISDNPGDHELGEPEFRYTAGIHGNEVLGRELLLLLMQYLCREYRDGNPRVRSLVQDTRIHLVPSLNPDGYEVAAQTGSEFGNWALGLWTEEGFDIYEDFPDLNSVLWGAEERKWVPYRVPNNNLPIPEHYLSPDATVSTEVRAIIAWMEKNPFVLGANLNGGERLVSYPYDMARTPSQEQLLAAAMAAARGEDEEEASEAQETPDHAIFRWLSISFASTHLTMTEPYRGGCQAQDYTGGMGIVNGAKWKPRSGTINDFSYLHTNCLELSIYLGCDKFPHESELPREWENNKEALLTFMEQVHRGIKGVVTDEQGIPIANATISVSGINHGVKTASGGDYWRILNPGEYRVTAHAEGYTPSSKTCNVDYDIGATQCNFILARSNWKRIREIMAMNGNRPIPHIDPSRPMTPQQRRMQRRRLQYRLRMREQMRLRRLNATASPATVPTSPPTPPTLLPTPSLAPSPAPSSTLGPWHFPPETTAGWEESETETYTEVVTEFGTELAPEEGEEEERKMVTGQEIPFTTVETYTVNFGDF, encoded by the exons ATGGCGGTCCTGCGCGGGGCGCCCCTGCTCGGCTGCCTCCTGGCGCTGCTGGCACTGTGCCCCGGGGGGCGCCCGCAGACTGTGCTGACCGACGACGAGATCGAGGAGTTCCTCGAGGGCTTCCTGTCGGAGCTGGAGTCCGAGCCCCGGGAGGACGACGTGGAGGCCCCACCACCCCCTGAACCCACCCTTCCCGTCCGCAAAGCCCAGACAGGGGGCAAGCTGGGGGCGCGTCCGGGGGTGGCCGAAGAGG CACCTCCAGGAAAAGCCAAagacaaagggaagaaaggaaagaaggacaaAGGCCCCAAGGCGACCAAGCAGCCCCCGGAGGTGCCCTCCAGGCCTCCCAAGAAGCCCAAGGAGAAGCCACCCAAGGCCACCAAGAAGCCCAAGGAGAAGCCACCCAAGGCCACCAAGAAGCCCAAGGAAAAGCCACCCAAGGCCACCAAGAAGCCCAAGGAGAAGCCACCCAAGGCCAACAAGAGGCCTCTGGCTGGGAAGAAGGCCCCCATCCCAACCCCCTCCGAAAGCCCGAAGTGGCCACTGCCCCCAGTCGCCAGCCCCGGCCTCGAGGAGCTGCCCCAGGAGGGAG ACGGGCCCCTCCCAGATCCCTGGCAGGGCCCAGCAGGAGAGACTGACGTGGAGCGCCAGCCTG AGCCGGAGGAGGAGACAGAGCAGCCCACGCTGGACTACAACGACCAGATAGAGCGGGAGGACTACGAAGACT TTGAGTACATCCGGCGCCAGAAGCAGCCCAGGCCGCCCCCCAGCAGGAGAAGGCCGGAAAGGCTCTGGCCCGAGCGCCCCGAGGAGAAGGCTGAGCCTCCCGGGCCGGGGTTCGAGGCCCCGGAGGAGAGGATAG AGCCGTCTCTGAAGCCGCTGCCACCCAACTATGGGGACGGCTACGTGATCCCCAACTACGACGACA TGGACTATTACTTCCGGCCTCCCAGgccccagaagcctgaccctggCCTGGAAACAGATGAAGAGAAGGAGGGCCTGA AGAAACCCAAAAAGGAGGGCGGCAGGCCCAAGGAGGAGGACACGCATGACAAATGGACTGTGGAGAAGGGCAAGGACCACAAAG GGCCCCGGAAGGGTGAGCTGGAGGAGTGGGCTCCAGCAGAGCAACTCA AGTGCCCCCCCATCGGGATGGAGTCGCACCGCATCGAGGACAACCAGATCCGGTCCTCCTCCATGCTGCGCCACGGCCTAGGGGCACAGCGTGGCCGGCTCAACATGCAG GCCGGCGACACTGAGGACGACTACTACGACGGGGCGTGGTGTGCCGAGGACGACTCTCAGACCCAGTGGATCGAGGTGGACACCAGAAGGACCACCAAGTTCACGGGCGTCATCACCCAGGGCCGCGACTCCAGCATCCA TGACGACTTCGTGACCTCCTTCTTCGTGGGCTTCAGCAATGACAGCCAGACGTGGGTGATGTACACCAACGGCTACGAGGAAATG ACCTTCCGTGGGAACGTGGACAAGGACACACCTGTGCTCAGCGAGCTCCCGGAGCCGGTGGTGGCCCGTTTCATCCGCATCTACCCACTCACCTGGAACGGCAGCCTATGCATGCGCCTGGAGGTGCTGGGGTGCCCCATGTCCC CTGTCCACAGCTACTATGCACAGAACGAGGTGTTGACCACCGACGACCTGGACTTCCGGCACCACAGCTATAAGGACATGCGCCAG TTGATGAAGGTGGTGAACGAGCAGTGCCCCACTATCACCCGCACATACAGCCTAGGGAAGAGCTCGCGTGGGCTCAAGATCTACGCCATGGAGATCTCGGACAACCCCGGGGATCACGAGTTGG GGGAGCCTGAGTTCCGCTACACAGCTGGTATCCATGGCAACGAGGTGCTAGGCCGagagctgctgctgctactaatgCAGTACCTGTGCCGCGAGTACCGAGACGGAAACCCGCGCGTGCGCAGCCTGGTGCAGGACACGCGCATCCACCTCGTGCCCTCGCTGAATCCTGACGGCTACGAGGTGGCAGCGCAGACG GGCTCAGAGTTTGGGAACTGGGCGCTGGGACTGTGGACCGAGGAGGGCTTTGACATCTATGAGGACTTCCCGGATCTCAACTCAGTGCTCTGGGGAGCTGAGGAGAGGAAATGGGTTCCCTACCGGGTCCCCAACAATAACCTGCCCATCCCTGAACACTACCTGTCTCCAGATGCCACG GTGTCCACGGAGGTCCGGGCTATCATTGCCTGGATGGAGAAGAACCCCTTCGTGCTGGGAGCGAACCTGAACGGCGGCGAGCGGCTCGTGTCCTACCCCTATGACATGGCCCGCACACCCAGCCAGGAGCAGCTGCTGGCCGCGGCCATGGCAGCTGCCCGGGGAGAGGACGAAGAAGAAGCATCTGAGGCCCAAGAGACCCCAGACCACGCCATCTTCCGCTGGCTGTCCATCTCCTTCGCCTCTACCCACCTCACCATGACCGAGCCCTACCGGGGAGGGTGCCAAGCGCAGGACTACACTGGCGGCATGGGCATCGTCAACGGGGCCAAGTGGAAACCCCGCTCTGGGA CTATCAACGACTTCAGTTACCTGCACACCAACTGCCTGGAACTCTCCATCTACCTGGGCTGCGACAAGTTCCCTCACGAGAGTGAGCTGCCCCGAGAGTGGGAGAACAACAAGGAAGCTCTGCTCACCTTCATGGAGCAG GTTCACCGCGGCATCAAGGGGGTTGTGACGGACGAGCAGGGCATCCCTATCGCCAACGCCACCATCTCCGTGAGCGGCATTAACCACGGAGTGAAGACAG CAAGTGGCGGCGATTACTGGCGCATCCTGAACCCGGGGGAGTACCGCGTGACGGCCCACGCAGAGGGCTACACCCCGAGCTCCAAGACCTGCAACGTGGATTACGACATCGGGGCCACCCAGTGCAACTTCATCTTGGCTCGCTCCAACTGGAAGCGCATCCGGGAGATCATGGCCATGAACGGGAACCGGCCCATCCCGCACATCGACCCGTCGCGCCCCATGACCCCCCAGCAGCGGCGCATGCAACGCCGCCGCCTGCAGTACCGGCTGCGCATGCGCGAACAGATGCGGCTCCGGCGCCTGAACGCCACCGCCAGCCCGGCCACCGTCCCCacgtcaccccccacccccccgacactgctccccaccccctcccttgccccctcccccgccccaagtTCTACCCTGGGTCCCTGGCACTTTCCACCCGAGACCACAGCTGGCTGGGAGGAGTCAGAGACCGAGACCTACACGGAGGTGGTGACGGAGTTTGGGACAGAGCTGGCGCCCGAGGAGggtgaggaggaggagagaaagatggTCACGGGCCAGGAGATCCCCTTCACCACAGTTGAGACCTACACAGTGAACTTCGGGGACTTCTGA
- the POLD2 gene encoding DNA polymerase delta subunit 2 isoform X2, which translates to MTELLHALILEPAVDLTPTGPPPPCPGHSGLDTSSTDMFSEQAAQRAHTLLSPPSASNATFARVPVVTYTNSSQPFRLGERNFSRQYAHIYATRLIQMRPFLVSRAQQRWGNGVLIKKLCELQPGEKCCVVGTLFKAMLLQPSILREVSEEHNLLPQPPRSKYIHADDELILEDELQRIKLAGAIDVAKLVTGTVLAVLGSAGDDGKFLVEDHCFAGLAPQKPTRPLDTARFVLLVSGLGLGGGGGESLLGTQLLVDVVTGQLGDEGEQCSAAHVSRVILAGNLLSHNTQSRDSINKAKYLTKKTQAASVEAVKMLDEILLQLSASVPVDVMPGEFDPTNYTLPQQPLHPCMFPLATAYSTLQLVTNPYQATIDGVRFLGTSGQNVSDIFRYSSMEDHLEILEWTLQVRHVSPTAPDTLGCYPFYNTDPFIFLECPHVYFCGNTLSFGSKIIRGPEDQTVLLVAVPDFSTTQTACLVNLRSLACQPISFSGFGAEEEDLGGLDLGP; encoded by the exons ATGACTGAGCTGCTCCACGCACTGATCTTGGAACCTGCTGTGGATCTGACGCCTACA GGACCACCTCCTCCCTGTCCCGGCCACAGCGGTCTGGACACATCAAGCACGGACATGTTTTCTGAGCAGGCTGCCCAGAGGGCCCACACTCTGCTGTCCCCACCATCAGCCAGCAACGCTACCTTTGCCCGGGTGCCCGTGGTGACTTACACCAACTCCTCGCAGCCCTTCCGGCTGGGGGAGCGCAACTTTAGCCGGCAGTATGCCCACATTTATGCCACCCGCCTCATCCAGATGAGGCCCTTCCTGGTGAGCCGGGCCCAGCAGCGCTGGG GCAATGGAGTCCTGATTAAGAAGCTGTGTGAGCTGCAGCCTGGGGAGAAGTGCTGTGTGGTAGGGACCCTCTTCAAGGCCATGCTGCTGCAGCCGTCCATCCTGCGGGAGGTCAGCGAAGAG CACAACCTGCTCCCCCAGCCTCCTCGGAGCAAATACATCCACGCAGACGATGAACTGATCTTGGAAGATGAATTGCAGCGTATCAAACTGGCGGGTGCCATCGACGTGGCAAAGCTGGTcacag GGACGGTCCTGGCTGTGCTGGGCTCTGCAGGAGACGATGGGAAGTTCCTGGTGGAGGACCACTGCTTTGCAGGGCTTGCTCCCCAGAAGCCCACACGCCCCCTCGACACGGCCAG GTTTGTGCTGCTGGTGTCCGGCCTGGGCCTGGGTGGAGGCGGGGGCGAGAGCCTGCTGGGCACCCAGCTGCTGGTGGACGTGGTGACGGGGCAGCTTGGGGATGAAGGGGAGCAGTGCAGCGCCGCCCACGTCTCCCGGGTCATCCTCGCTGGGAACCTCCTGAGCCACAACACCCAGAGCAGAGACTCCATCAATAAG GCCAAGTACTTAACCAAGAAAACCCAGGCAGCCAGCGTGGAGGCTGTCAAGATGCTGGACGAGATCCTCCTGCAGCTGAGC GCTTCCGTGCCCGTGGACGTGATGCCAGGCGAATTTGACCCAACAAACTACACGCTCCCCCAGCAGCCCCTGCACCCCTGCATGTTCCCACTGGCCACTGCCTACTCCACGCTCCAGCTGGTCACCAACCCCTACCAGGCCACCATCGACGGAGTCAG ATTCCTGGGGACGTCGGGACAGAACGTGAGTGACATCTTCCGGTACAGCAGCATGGAGGACCACTTGGAGATCCTGGAGTGGACCCTGCAAGTCCGTCACGTCAGCCCTACAGCCCCTGACACCCTAG GTTGTTACCCTTTCTACAACACCGACCCGTTCATCTTTCTGGAGTGCCCTCACGTCTATTTTTGTGGCAACACCCTCAGCTTTGGCTCCAAAATCATCCGAG GCCCCGAGGACCAGACAGTGTTGCTGGTGGCTGTTCCGGACTTCAGCACCACACAGACCGCCTGTCTGGTGAACCTGCGCAGCCTGGCATGCCAGCCCATCAGCTTCTCAGGCTTCGGGGCGGAGGAGGAGGACCTGGGAGGCCTGGATCTGGGCCCCTGA
- the POLD2 gene encoding DNA polymerase delta subunit 2 isoform X3, producing MFSEQAAQRAHTLLSPPSASNATFARVPVVTYTNSSQPFRLGERNFSRQYAHIYATRLIQMRPFLVSRAQQRWGNGVLIKKLCELQPGEKCCVVGTLFKAMLLQPSILREVSEEHNLLPQPPRSKYIHADDELILEDELQRIKLAGAIDVAKLVTGTVLAVLGSAGDDGKFLVEDHCFAGLAPQKPTRPLDTARFVLLVSGLGLGGGGGESLLGTQLLVDVVTGQLGDEGEQCSAAHVSRVILAGNLLSHNTQSRDSINKAKYLTKKTQAASVEAVKMLDEILLQLSASVPVDVMPGEFDPTNYTLPQQPLHPCMFPLATAYSTLQLVTNPYQATIDGVRFLGTSGQNVSDIFRYSSMEDHLEILEWTLQVRHVSPTAPDTLGCYPFYNTDPFIFLECPHVYFCGNTLSFGSKIIRGPEDQTVLLVAVPDFSTTQTACLVNLRSLACQPISFSGFGAEEEDLGGLDLGP from the exons ATGTTTTCTGAGCAGGCTGCCCAGAGGGCCCACACTCTGCTGTCCCCACCATCAGCCAGCAACGCTACCTTTGCCCGGGTGCCCGTGGTGACTTACACCAACTCCTCGCAGCCCTTCCGGCTGGGGGAGCGCAACTTTAGCCGGCAGTATGCCCACATTTATGCCACCCGCCTCATCCAGATGAGGCCCTTCCTGGTGAGCCGGGCCCAGCAGCGCTGGG GCAATGGAGTCCTGATTAAGAAGCTGTGTGAGCTGCAGCCTGGGGAGAAGTGCTGTGTGGTAGGGACCCTCTTCAAGGCCATGCTGCTGCAGCCGTCCATCCTGCGGGAGGTCAGCGAAGAG CACAACCTGCTCCCCCAGCCTCCTCGGAGCAAATACATCCACGCAGACGATGAACTGATCTTGGAAGATGAATTGCAGCGTATCAAACTGGCGGGTGCCATCGACGTGGCAAAGCTGGTcacag GGACGGTCCTGGCTGTGCTGGGCTCTGCAGGAGACGATGGGAAGTTCCTGGTGGAGGACCACTGCTTTGCAGGGCTTGCTCCCCAGAAGCCCACACGCCCCCTCGACACGGCCAG GTTTGTGCTGCTGGTGTCCGGCCTGGGCCTGGGTGGAGGCGGGGGCGAGAGCCTGCTGGGCACCCAGCTGCTGGTGGACGTGGTGACGGGGCAGCTTGGGGATGAAGGGGAGCAGTGCAGCGCCGCCCACGTCTCCCGGGTCATCCTCGCTGGGAACCTCCTGAGCCACAACACCCAGAGCAGAGACTCCATCAATAAG GCCAAGTACTTAACCAAGAAAACCCAGGCAGCCAGCGTGGAGGCTGTCAAGATGCTGGACGAGATCCTCCTGCAGCTGAGC GCTTCCGTGCCCGTGGACGTGATGCCAGGCGAATTTGACCCAACAAACTACACGCTCCCCCAGCAGCCCCTGCACCCCTGCATGTTCCCACTGGCCACTGCCTACTCCACGCTCCAGCTGGTCACCAACCCCTACCAGGCCACCATCGACGGAGTCAG ATTCCTGGGGACGTCGGGACAGAACGTGAGTGACATCTTCCGGTACAGCAGCATGGAGGACCACTTGGAGATCCTGGAGTGGACCCTGCAAGTCCGTCACGTCAGCCCTACAGCCCCTGACACCCTAG GTTGTTACCCTTTCTACAACACCGACCCGTTCATCTTTCTGGAGTGCCCTCACGTCTATTTTTGTGGCAACACCCTCAGCTTTGGCTCCAAAATCATCCGAG GCCCCGAGGACCAGACAGTGTTGCTGGTGGCTGTTCCGGACTTCAGCACCACACAGACCGCCTGTCTGGTGAACCTGCGCAGCCTGGCATGCCAGCCCATCAGCTTCTCAGGCTTCGGGGCGGAGGAGGAGGACCTGGGAGGCCTGGATCTGGGCCCCTGA
- the POLD2 gene encoding DNA polymerase delta subunit 2 isoform X1 has translation MMSMVEHAVIGEMPLWAGQGARIGGRWRAAVGGAAACGEGPPPPCPGHSGLDTSSTDMFSEQAAQRAHTLLSPPSASNATFARVPVVTYTNSSQPFRLGERNFSRQYAHIYATRLIQMRPFLVSRAQQRWGNGVLIKKLCELQPGEKCCVVGTLFKAMLLQPSILREVSEEHNLLPQPPRSKYIHADDELILEDELQRIKLAGAIDVAKLVTGTVLAVLGSAGDDGKFLVEDHCFAGLAPQKPTRPLDTARFVLLVSGLGLGGGGGESLLGTQLLVDVVTGQLGDEGEQCSAAHVSRVILAGNLLSHNTQSRDSINKAKYLTKKTQAASVEAVKMLDEILLQLSASVPVDVMPGEFDPTNYTLPQQPLHPCMFPLATAYSTLQLVTNPYQATIDGVRFLGTSGQNVSDIFRYSSMEDHLEILEWTLQVRHVSPTAPDTLGCYPFYNTDPFIFLECPHVYFCGNTLSFGSKIIRGPEDQTVLLVAVPDFSTTQTACLVNLRSLACQPISFSGFGAEEEDLGGLDLGP, from the exons ATGATGAGCATGGTGGAGCACGCAGTGATTGGCGAGATGCCTCTGTGGGCGGGGCAAGGCGCGCGGATTGGCGGGAGATGGCGCGCGGCTGTGGGCGGGGCCGCGGCGTGCGGCGAG GGACCACCTCCTCCCTGTCCCGGCCACAGCGGTCTGGACACATCAAGCACGGACATGTTTTCTGAGCAGGCTGCCCAGAGGGCCCACACTCTGCTGTCCCCACCATCAGCCAGCAACGCTACCTTTGCCCGGGTGCCCGTGGTGACTTACACCAACTCCTCGCAGCCCTTCCGGCTGGGGGAGCGCAACTTTAGCCGGCAGTATGCCCACATTTATGCCACCCGCCTCATCCAGATGAGGCCCTTCCTGGTGAGCCGGGCCCAGCAGCGCTGGG GCAATGGAGTCCTGATTAAGAAGCTGTGTGAGCTGCAGCCTGGGGAGAAGTGCTGTGTGGTAGGGACCCTCTTCAAGGCCATGCTGCTGCAGCCGTCCATCCTGCGGGAGGTCAGCGAAGAG CACAACCTGCTCCCCCAGCCTCCTCGGAGCAAATACATCCACGCAGACGATGAACTGATCTTGGAAGATGAATTGCAGCGTATCAAACTGGCGGGTGCCATCGACGTGGCAAAGCTGGTcacag GGACGGTCCTGGCTGTGCTGGGCTCTGCAGGAGACGATGGGAAGTTCCTGGTGGAGGACCACTGCTTTGCAGGGCTTGCTCCCCAGAAGCCCACACGCCCCCTCGACACGGCCAG GTTTGTGCTGCTGGTGTCCGGCCTGGGCCTGGGTGGAGGCGGGGGCGAGAGCCTGCTGGGCACCCAGCTGCTGGTGGACGTGGTGACGGGGCAGCTTGGGGATGAAGGGGAGCAGTGCAGCGCCGCCCACGTCTCCCGGGTCATCCTCGCTGGGAACCTCCTGAGCCACAACACCCAGAGCAGAGACTCCATCAATAAG GCCAAGTACTTAACCAAGAAAACCCAGGCAGCCAGCGTGGAGGCTGTCAAGATGCTGGACGAGATCCTCCTGCAGCTGAGC GCTTCCGTGCCCGTGGACGTGATGCCAGGCGAATTTGACCCAACAAACTACACGCTCCCCCAGCAGCCCCTGCACCCCTGCATGTTCCCACTGGCCACTGCCTACTCCACGCTCCAGCTGGTCACCAACCCCTACCAGGCCACCATCGACGGAGTCAG ATTCCTGGGGACGTCGGGACAGAACGTGAGTGACATCTTCCGGTACAGCAGCATGGAGGACCACTTGGAGATCCTGGAGTGGACCCTGCAAGTCCGTCACGTCAGCCCTACAGCCCCTGACACCCTAG GTTGTTACCCTTTCTACAACACCGACCCGTTCATCTTTCTGGAGTGCCCTCACGTCTATTTTTGTGGCAACACCCTCAGCTTTGGCTCCAAAATCATCCGAG GCCCCGAGGACCAGACAGTGTTGCTGGTGGCTGTTCCGGACTTCAGCACCACACAGACCGCCTGTCTGGTGAACCTGCGCAGCCTGGCATGCCAGCCCATCAGCTTCTCAGGCTTCGGGGCGGAGGAGGAGGACCTGGGAGGCCTGGATCTGGGCCCCTGA